In Qipengyuania psychrotolerans, one DNA window encodes the following:
- a CDS encoding PaaI family thioesterase, with amino-acid sequence MPDKRDDIALTPYARSLGIKLSEWDGDTPIIRVDFIEAVEGRPEHYHGGATGGLLETAGYAVLRSMLALKQRQAILKPINITVQYLAAGKSRETYARGRVTKLGRRSANITVEAWQDDPDRPIATAVMNVLVAEPPAS; translated from the coding sequence GTGCCTGATAAACGCGATGATATCGCCCTGACGCCTTACGCACGCTCGCTCGGCATCAAGCTGTCGGAATGGGACGGCGACACCCCGATCATCCGCGTGGACTTCATCGAGGCTGTCGAAGGCCGTCCAGAACATTACCACGGCGGCGCCACCGGAGGCCTGCTGGAGACAGCAGGCTATGCCGTTTTGCGCTCCATGCTCGCGCTGAAACAGCGCCAAGCAATCCTCAAGCCGATCAATATCACAGTGCAGTATCTGGCAGCTGGCAAGAGCCGCGAGACCTACGCCCGTGGCCGCGTGACCAAACTTGGCCGGCGCAGTGCCAACATAACCGTAGAAGCGTGGCAGGATGATCCCGACCGGCCCATCGCGACAGCCGTGATGAATGTGCTCGTGGCAGAACCTCCAGCGAGCTAG